In Fragaria vesca subsp. vesca linkage group LG1, FraVesHawaii_1.0, whole genome shotgun sequence, the sequence CCAAAATCTCATTTTTCTTCAAAGTATTATGTAGTTATACGTCGTTTCGATTAGTTAAAAAAAAAAGAAAAAAAAAAAAAAAAACTAAAAGATCCTTACGATTAGCCCAAAGCCACTGGATGGGCCTCAGCCATTTTCAATTACCACCCACGACCCAATCCGATTTGCTCTAGTGATAAAAGCATGAGCTTCAGCCATCTCCGAACTGATGCTTGAAACCTGACTTGAACCAATTGTGTTTTCCCATCTCATATTGAATCGATTGATTCATCAAACCCAGAAACGAGCTTTTCAGGTTAGGCCTCTGATTCCGCCTTCTACTTTTTCATTATTTTCAATGAAACCAAGTTTGTATCCTCGTAAGAATAATCAAGCTGTTTATCTTTGCTGGGTTTAAGAAGAACTTGAGGGATACTATAATATGTGTGGGAGTTTAGATAATACCTTTTATACCTGCATTCACCAGATAAAAATAGGAGGCTTATATGTTCAATTTTTCAGACTTTTTTCTATCATTGGGAAAAAAGAGCCATCTTGCAAAGGGTAATAAGTTCACTTGTTCGAACAACCAACAAATAGGGAGCAGAGTCTAGTGTAAACTGGATTTGAGTGTTTTGAAATTCCAACTTATTGCATATTTAGAAGTTTTGCTTATATTCGGTTCACATTACAGTCCAATTGTCTTTAAAGGGTAATCAGTTCACTTGTTTGAGTGTCTAATTGTTGCCAGAACAACCTACAGCGATAGGACTAGTCCCCTCAGATTCCTGGATTTTTGGCTGAGTAACAACAGCAGATTGTTAAGATCTTTAATCCTCTTTGATGAATTTCGGAACTGATCCACAGTAGTTCATACATTGAGCTCTAGTTAGAATGATCTTTCTTAGATGTCTTGCAGTGTAATATTTGTAATCTTTGGGCTTAAAGAAAGTTTTAACCAAATGTAGGACAAACTATAAGCAAAAATATAAGGTATTGAACTTCCCAATTTTTCCCAAAATAATACTTATCCAAAGGAACCACAAGCTAATTCTGCCTCCTGGTTTCTGATTAAAACCAGAAAATATCCCGTTGGCCCCCTCAACAAGCAGTGAGCGGAGAGCAAGTAGGAAGGATATGAGTGTGTCAGATCTGCCAAAGAAGGAGGGAAATGTACTTAAAGGGCATGAGGGAGCAGTATTAGCAGCGAGGTTCAATAAAGATGGAAATTATTGCCTCAGCTGCGGGAAAGACCGAACCATTCGACTTTGGAACCCTCACCGTGGCATCCACATTAAAACCTACAAGTCCCATGGCCGTGAAGTCCGTGATGTCCATGTCACCTCGTAAGTTGTGCATCTTCTGTTTCCATTTTAGTATCAGATTTTCACCACCTGATTCACCCGCTGAATAATGTGAGTTCTTGAATTTGTAGGGACAATTCCAAATTATGTTCAGGTGGTGGTGACAGACAAATATTCTATTGGGATGTGGCATCCGGTCGAGTCATTCGAAAATTTCGGGGCCATGATGGAGGGGTGAATGCTGTGAAGTTTAATGAGTATGCATCTGTTGTAGTCTCAGCTGGATATGATCAGTCATTGCGTGCTTGGGATTGCAGATCTCACAGTACTGAGCCTATTCAGGTTAGTCTTTTGTTTTTCTTTTCTCTATTTGTTTATATTGATACTTATAGTTGGATTGTGTTTCATTTGTGTGGTTAACTTGCAGATAATTGACTCATTTACAGATAGTGTAATGTCGATTTGTTTAACAAAGACTGAGATTATTGGTGGAAGTGTTGATGGAACTGTTCGAACATTTGACATTCGTATGGGAAGGTATGTGGCAATTTGGTGATACACCCATTGTATAGTTAAACCATGTCACGTGGCTCTGTTATCAACTAGAAGTATTTCAATGTCTATGTTTCGTAAACTACACTTTGAAATTAAGTTGATTATTATCAAATGTTGATTTGATGATGTTTTTTAATGATTGAATTGCATAGAGAACTATCCGATGACTTGGGACAACCTGTGAACTGTATATCTATGTCAAATGATGGTAACTGCATATTAGCAAGCTGCTTAGATTCAACGATACGTCTCCTCGACAGGTAAGTATGCTTGATTTCACGTATCAATGACAGAAATTGCTTACATTTCACGGCCCTTTCACTAACTCTTTCTTATGGTAGGACTTCTGCTGAATTACTTCAAGAATATAAAGGCCATACTTGTAAGGTTAGTATGTTGTTGCGGCTTCTGCCACTCTTCCCCAGTTTCTTTGCCTTTATCTAACTCCGAGGGGCATACTTCTTTTGTTTCTTTTGATATTTTGATACTACTTCATGTGCATTTTCAAAGTTCTCATGGTCTACTTCATGTGCATTTTCACAGTTCTCATGGTCTTTATTAGCATTCCCTTCCATGTGTTGTCAGCTTATCGTTCTTTTCATGTCCTGTATACACCTTGTCATAATTTACACTCAATGTTCATGCATCTCATCATATCTATCGCTTCTTCCACTCTTTCCTAGTTTCTTTGCCTTTATCTAACTCTGAGGGGCATTCTTCTTTTGTTTCTGTTGGTATTTTGATACTACTTCATGTGCGTTTTCACAGTTCTCATGGTCTTCGTTAGCATTCCCTTCCATGTGTTTTCAGCTTATCGTTCTTTTACGATAATTGACCCTCAATGTTCATGCATCTCATCATATCTATCGTTTCTTTTTCAGTCTTACAAATTGGACTGCTGCCTTACCAACTCTGATGCCCATGTAATTGGAGGATCTGAGGATGGTTCAATCTTCTTCTGGGATCTAGTAGATGCATCTGTTGTATCCAGTATCCGGGCACATTTGTCAGTGGTAAAGCCTATTATCTTTTCAATAAACTGTGATTTTCCTTTCAAAATGGTTCTCACTGCTCGTAATATCACTGCTACTTTGTGTCCCTAAGCTTACCCAAATAAAATCTAGGTATATGAAGTGTGGTATTTCATTTTTGTTTTCTATAACTGCTGATAGTGTGTTTCTACTTATTTTTAGCCTTTCTTCTTGATTCCCTCTGTTGTTTTGCTCTCTAATTCTGTCAGTTTTTTGTGTTTTTTTTTTATTACATTGCCAGCTTTTGAATATTTGCATGTTTTACTGTGGTGCATTGTCAGGATAGGCTATATATTCTCCCCCTAGCAGAATCCTTCTGTCTCGTGAAATTAACAGGACCAACCATGATAAAACTTAGAGAGATGCTACTTGACTTCAAATAATGTACAAGCAGGCTATATATTTGCATTGGTTTTTTGTATATCCAGTCTCTATTACCTCATGTCATTGTATATGTTAAGTAATTAGATTGTCACAGGCTTCCTGTATGCTACTGAGAAAGACTGGTGGGCAAATCTGCTACTGTGTTTATCTATTCTATGGTTTCCTAGGGAAGTTCTAAAAAAACTAGTCTTAATCAGTTAATTGGGACTGCTGATAGCAATAGTATGATTCTAGTCCTCAAGTATCTATGTCTAGGTAAAGAATTGGAAAGACAGTTAAGCTTTGTTAAAGAATACAGAAGTTAAGTTTAAACTCAAACTAGACTTTATATGTGAACACACACATTGTGATATATAGTTGTTTACCTATGTGAAAAGATGTATTTAGTGTGCTCTCTTAGGGCACCCTGGATCTGTATTTTTCATTTGGCCATTTCATCAAGGAACTATTGCAATATTTTTCATCATTAAGGTGTTAAAATATCATGATTGCTTCACTTAAGTCACTTCTGCGCTTCTAGCGCAAGGATATCTGTGAACCATCACAATAGGTAGATTTCATTGCCACGAAGAGCGCTTTTGCACTGACCTCTCCCATATATAATTCATTTCCTTGTTCAAAAATATTTTATTCAGTTTCATACAGTTAGTTGTATAGATGTTCAGGTATTGTTTTCCATTAATGAACTGGTTTGTCACTCGTATATGAGCAGAGCCTCTTGTAAATCCTAAAGGCTTGTGGTTTTCCTTGATAGGTAACGAGTGTCAGTTATCACCCTAAGGACAACTGCATGATTAGTTCTTCCGTAGATGGCACCATTAAGGTGTGGAAGACTTGAGAAAGCATCAAAGCAACATTGCAGCTAAACAATCTGGATTAGCCATGGGAGACCGACTCTTGTACGATTTAAAGTAGAACCGCGCATTCCAAGCGCCTTGTGCCGCATCGGTAACTCTCTGATAACAGAGTGAATTAGTTAGGTGTTGAATTTAGTATGTTTTTGCATGATATCTTTGAAGGAACTAATATGAGCCGTCATATTTGGAAGGGGCTTTCATCCCTCTGTGTTCATTACATATACTCAAGTGTGTTAGAATTTACAAATACATATTCACAGCATAAACAGCCGAGAATCTCAGTGTCGACGACATTGCCATTCCGCAGACCTTATTCTAACAGAATACAAACCGAAAACACAACCTTATACAAATGACACATTACATTACAGATCAATTGGTGCTAAACTGGTATGAAGCATAAGAAAGAGTACCAAGCTGCCAGCTCTCATGGATGACCTTGGCCTTCGAATCCGCCCCGGCCGCCCCAATGGCCACATGCAGCGGGTAGAAATGATCCGGCCAAGGATGCGCCCTTTTCCCATGGGGAGCCTTCTCCTCCCAACGATTCACATCTTCATATTTCCCTTGCGTCAAAGCCTCCTTGAGCCAAGTATCAAACTCCAACGCCCACGGCGCCACCGCCCCGTCCACCGTGTTCCGCAGATCCCTCAGATTATGCGTCGCGCTACCGGACCCCACGATCAGCACCCCCTCCTCCCTCAGCGGCGCCAGCGCCTTCCCCATGTCGAAATGGTACCTCCCGTCGCGGCCGGTCTGCACCGACAGCTGGCAGACCGGAATGTCGGCCTCCGGGTACATGAACATGAGTGGGACCCACGCGCCGTGGTCGAGGCCGCGCGCGGGGTCGACGTCGACGCGGGGGATGCCGGCGGCGGTGATGAGGTCTTTGACGCGGGAGGCGAGGGCGGGGGCGCCGGGGGCGGGGTATTTGAGCTTGTACATGGATTTGGGGAAGCCGTAGAAGTCGTAGATGGTGGAGAGAGTGCCGGAGACGGAGTTGACGGTGGGGACGGAGGTGTCCCAGTGGCCGGAGATGACAAGGATGGAGTTAGGTTTTTGGGGGAAGCCGTTTTGCTTCCAGGAGCGGAGGAACTGGCCGGCGGGGATGGTCTCGTCGATGCTTAGGGTTGGGGATCCGTGGGAGATGTAGAAGGTGTCCATTGGCGCCATTAGCTTGAGGGATTGGAATTGGTTTTAGATGGGAATTGGGTTTGGGTTGTTTTTAGAAATGGGTATTATATGGGAGGTGGAAGGTCAAAGTCTGACGTGGTGTGGTGGGTGAGATGCCGGCGTTACGTATGTACTTCGCTCATTTCACGATGGCCGAAAGTTTCTGTTTCTAATTTAAACTTCAGGCTTTTGCCGATTGAGCCGATCATTATCGGGCCTTCCACTAACGAGAAAAATTAGGCTTTGACTTGCCTCTCTCGGCGCCATTTCAGTTTCTTTTTCTTTCTTTTTTTCCCGAAAATTCTTCCCATTTTTTGAACAAATAAATTTTCAATAAAGAAGAAACTCGGCTCAGAGCAGCCATTAGATTCCGATCAAAAAAACAAAAACAGCGATTAGATATTTTTGCAGCCATTACATATATTTCTGCTGTAATCTTTCAAATTGTCAGTAGTTGTGAGACATGCTTATGTTGATACGTAGAACTGACAATTCAATCGTAAATTTAATATTTTAATCAAGTGTTCTAAATTCTTTATATTTCTTTCTCCTTTTCCTATTTATGAAAAATTGGAAATTATATATACACAACTCTCATTCTCTCAATTTCATTGTTCCAACTTGGTCTTTTAAACTTCATTTTATTAAAAAATATATATTAATAATAACAATTAGTTCACTTATACTACCAATGGGCCAGTTCACCACCTACCTCCCATCTCCAAAACTTGGAAACCTACTTCCATTGACGACTTGTAGACTTCTATCATACTCCCTCACAGTTTCAACTAAGTCAGCACCTCTCTGTTGGTATGGAAAATCTCGGCAGAATATTTTTCCTCCTAGTATTTTTAGCATCATGCGTTTTTTATTGAAGTGAGAATGAAAGTCTCCCGCGCCCATCCTTCCAATGTAAGTTTGTGTGGACAAGTCGAGTCGGAAGAAGAGTACTAGGGAGTGTTGCACAAGAAATTCTGATGTCTAAGTCAGTAATAGTTTTTCTTATGATAAAATACAACCAAAGACTAAATATAGCAGCATGTTCCTAGACTGTCAAATATATAAACACCGCTCTTGTGATCTTGGGGTGAGCATGAGTCCAATTCTTTTCTCCAACAAATCTGTGTCCAAGGACAACACATGCATCAGCTGCAAACTTTGCCTTCCTGTAGATGTGCTTGAAAGTGATTCCTTCAAATTGTTTCGCCAAGTTCTTGATGTCTTCAATAATTTGATGTAATCTTCAAGGAGCCTTGGCTTGTTATTTACTGCATCAATGATCACCGTGGATTCTCCTTCAACTTGCAGCTTGTTTGATCCTTTCTGCCTTGCGTGCATTAGACTGTTTATCACAGCAGTGGCTTTGGTTATTAGAACAGAAGTAATTCCTATATTGTTGGAGACTGCAGCCAGGATGTTGTTGTTTTGATTCCTGATGAAGCCGCAACTTAGTTGCCTGCGCTGAGTTCTTTTGCATCATTCAAATTCACTTTGCATTGAGATGATTTCCTCTCAAGAAGATGTAAACATTTTAGAGGATAGATTCGACCGTCTCACGATTGGAAATTTGGAATATAATGGCATCCCACTTGATTATGTCGACTTCCAAGAGGGACTCCTCCTTACTTGAATTGGCAATTGGATTCGCTTCGATCTCATTCTCATTTCTCACCTCACTTGTATTGGCTTTGAGGAAAACTATTGATAAACAATTACGTTGCTAAATATAAAAAAGGAAGCACGCTTAACAATAACCGACCTTAGCTCAGTTGGTAGAGCGGAGGACTGTAGTTGGTATAACCATCAGATATCCTTAGGTCACTGGTTCGAATCCGGTAGGTCGGAATTAATTTTTATTCTTTTTTAATTTAACCTTTTTCTCTATTTCAATCAACTAAGCAAACCAGGACCAAAAAGATGTCAATACTTTTCAAGCTGTCTGATTTGTTGGATATCCCAGCTCTCCCGTCTTTGGTTATAAAAAGGACTATAATGTAATTCTTGTGTTGACAATTCTGGGTTTGAAATTTGGTTTCAAAATTCAAAGCTTATGTATATGAAGTGATTGAGTAATCACTGTATGTGTTATAGCGAAGTTAGGTTATAAATGTTATATCACTCATTTGTTTTTTGCCCGTCAAAATAGGTGAATTGAGGCAACAACCTAGTTCTCGGCTTCTAATCGAAAATCTTTCATCTTTCTAGCTATGGAAACTTGGAAAGCAACACAAGAATACCTCCAATGTGGTTGAAACAAAGTCATTTGACCTATAACCAATAACCAAGATGCCCAAACTCGTAACAGGAAAGGAGATTATGCATGCAGAGTTGAAGCTCTATACACATTTTGCATAGTATGTATGAGACAAATTGTTGCGAGGACCATACCGGATATGATATGCCTAATGGGTTATAGGAAGAATGTACGAGATAAAACGATGCAGTATAAAAGGAGGAAGAGATACACAAACATATAAGCAAAGGAAAAACGTATTTTATCTTATCTAAGATAGAGCTCACGAAAGATGCACCCAATCCAAATTGATTGTTAAAATCAAGTGTTAAACGGGAGAGCTTCTCTTTTACGTATTAATTATCAAAACTTAACAATTTTCATTTGTAAATTTGTATGTCATATATAAGTTGAAAGAGACTCAAATGACTAATCCCAAAATATGAAGTTCTTTGGCATCTAAAGTCTACCATTAAAGATATCAAGCAACCTCCTATTCAATTTGATCTAATCTCCTTGTCGTATGTTCGTAGTTATGAAGCTAACATAGCATTGTCAATATATGTCAACTATATTAAGATTCTTGAAGTTTAACGTTGTAGTCTTTCACTTCTTTAAATTATTTAGCTTAATTTTAATTTTTA encodes:
- the LOC101310641 gene encoding WD repeat domain-containing protein 83-like, with the translated sequence MSVSDLPKKEGNVLKGHEGAVLAARFNKDGNYCLSCGKDRTIRLWNPHRGIHIKTYKSHGREVRDVHVTSDNSKLCSGGGDRQIFYWDVASGRVIRKFRGHDGGVNAVKFNEYASVVVSAGYDQSLRAWDCRSHSTEPIQIIDSFTDSVMSICLTKTEIIGGSVDGTVRTFDIRMGRELSDDLGQPVNCISMSNDGNCILASCLDSTIRLLDRTSAELLQEYKGHTCKSYKLDCCLTNSDAHVIGGSEDGSIFFWDLVDASVVSSIRAHLSVVTSVSYHPKDNCMISSSVDGTIKVWKT